Proteins encoded together in one Halalkaliarchaeum sp. AArc-CO window:
- a CDS encoding 3-hydroxyacyl-CoA dehydrogenase/enoyl-CoA hydratase family protein — protein MKLDDVEHVTVLGAGNMGHGIAEVAALAGYDVRMRDIKAEFVEDGYEQIEWSLGKLAEKDRISEDDAEAALERVTPLVDLEEAVEDADVVIEAVPEKMEIKRDVYEELEEYAPDHTVFTSNTSSLSITDLSEVTERPERFCGMHFFNPPVRMELVEVISGAHTDEETLELIEELAEAMDKTPVRVRKDSPGFIVNRVLVPLMNEAAWIVEMGDATVAEVDSTTKFDIGLPMGAFELADQVGIDVGYHVLEYMHDQLGDAYEPCPVLVEKVEAEELGKKTGSGFYDYEDGGADVPTGEGDDDVRLRLLAVMANEVAGLVENDVADPPAIDRAVMLGAGFPDGPAKMADDAGIETLVETLEELYDRTGAARYEPEACLTDLAESGGTFHGEDEGDSEGEGDVFDFEAISVEIQDRVGHVQLSRPHRMNTISDELLEELSSAIDELEEHEEVRAILLTGEGDRAFSAGADVQSMAAGGADPIAGVELSRKGQQTFGKLEACDMPVVAGIDGYCLGGGMELATCADLRIATERSELGQPEHNLGLLPGWGGTQRLSHIVGEGRAKEIIFTAERYDAETMEEYGFLNDVVDNEEFDDRAFELAREMASGPPIAQRYTKRAMLYGREDTDAGLEIEAQAFGHLMATDDLMEGITAFMGDSEPEFEGK, from the coding sequence ATGAAGCTCGACGACGTCGAACACGTCACGGTACTCGGTGCGGGGAACATGGGACACGGCATCGCGGAGGTTGCGGCGCTGGCCGGCTACGACGTTCGGATGCGGGACATCAAAGCGGAGTTCGTCGAGGACGGCTACGAACAGATCGAGTGGAGTCTGGGCAAACTCGCAGAGAAGGATCGGATCTCCGAGGACGACGCCGAGGCAGCACTGGAACGCGTAACCCCGCTCGTGGATCTCGAGGAGGCAGTCGAGGACGCGGACGTCGTCATCGAGGCGGTCCCCGAGAAGATGGAGATCAAACGGGACGTCTACGAGGAACTCGAGGAGTACGCGCCGGATCACACGGTGTTCACCTCGAACACCTCGAGCCTGTCGATCACGGACCTCTCGGAGGTCACAGAACGCCCAGAGCGGTTCTGCGGGATGCACTTTTTCAACCCGCCGGTTCGGATGGAGCTGGTCGAGGTCATCTCGGGAGCTCACACGGACGAGGAGACGCTGGAGCTGATCGAGGAGCTGGCGGAAGCGATGGACAAGACGCCAGTGCGGGTCCGAAAGGACAGTCCCGGGTTCATCGTCAACCGCGTGCTCGTCCCGCTGATGAACGAGGCGGCCTGGATCGTCGAGATGGGTGATGCGACCGTCGCCGAGGTCGACTCTACGACCAAGTTCGACATCGGCCTCCCGATGGGTGCATTCGAGCTCGCAGACCAGGTCGGAATCGACGTGGGCTACCACGTACTCGAGTATATGCACGACCAGCTCGGGGACGCATACGAACCGTGCCCGGTCCTCGTCGAGAAGGTGGAAGCCGAGGAGCTTGGAAAGAAGACCGGGTCCGGGTTTTACGACTACGAGGACGGCGGTGCGGACGTCCCGACCGGCGAGGGTGACGATGACGTTCGGCTGCGACTGCTCGCAGTGATGGCAAACGAGGTCGCCGGGCTCGTCGAAAACGACGTGGCGGATCCGCCGGCGATCGACCGGGCGGTGATGCTCGGTGCCGGCTTCCCCGACGGCCCAGCGAAGATGGCCGACGACGCGGGGATCGAGACGCTCGTGGAGACACTCGAGGAGCTGTACGACCGCACTGGTGCCGCCCGATACGAGCCCGAAGCGTGTCTCACCGATCTGGCCGAATCCGGCGGAACGTTCCACGGCGAGGACGAGGGCGACTCCGAAGGCGAGGGGGACGTGTTCGACTTCGAGGCGATTTCCGTCGAGATCCAAGACCGAGTCGGTCACGTCCAGCTTTCGCGGCCACACCGGATGAACACGATCAGCGACGAACTGCTCGAGGAACTTTCGTCGGCGATCGACGAACTCGAGGAGCACGAAGAGGTGCGAGCGATCCTCCTTACAGGTGAAGGCGACCGCGCGTTCTCGGCGGGTGCCGACGTACAGAGCATGGCTGCCGGCGGTGCGGACCCGATCGCAGGCGTCGAACTCTCCCGGAAGGGCCAGCAAACCTTCGGGAAGCTCGAGGCGTGTGACATGCCGGTCGTCGCTGGCATCGACGGCTACTGTCTCGGCGGGGGGATGGAGCTGGCAACGTGTGCGGACCTCCGGATCGCGACCGAGCGATCGGAACTCGGACAGCCGGAGCACAACCTCGGGCTGCTCCCCGGCTGGGGGGGTACCCAGCGCCTCAGCCACATCGTCGGCGAGGGGCGGGCCAAGGAGATCATCTTCACCGCCGAGCGCTACGACGCCGAGACGATGGAGGAGTACGGCTTCCTCAACGACGTCGTCGACAACGAGGAGTTCGACGATCGAGCATTCGAACTTGCCCGCGAGATGGCGAGTGGACCGCCGATCGCCCAGCGGTACACGAAACGCGCGATGCTGTACGGTCGAGAGGACACCGACGCCGGGCTCGAGATCGAGGCGCAGGCGTTCGGTCACCTCATGGCGACAGACGACCTGATGGAGGGAATCACCGCCTTCATGGGCGATTCAGAGCCGGAATTCGAGGGTAAATAG